One segment of Pasteurella skyensis DNA contains the following:
- the proA gene encoding glutamate-5-semialdehyde dehydrogenase, producing MKLNEMGKKAKQAAFILAQLSQQQKNNALEIIAKSLQDRTASILIENAKDIKNAQQNGLSDALIDRLLLTEDRIQSIANDVRHIIGLADPVGKILDGGRLDSGLEIKRVCVPLGVIGTIYEARPNVTVDVATLCLKTGNAVILRGGSETQYSNKILVDVIQSALQQAGLPIDAVQAITDTDRQLVMDLLKLDQYVDMIIPRGGARLQELCKQHSTIPVIIGGIGVCHLFVEETADLEKSILVIVNAKTQRPSTCNTLETLLVQRSIAKQFLPKLAVSLQQKFAKFHCDPTAYQILDNAGFDVQPVTEQALRQEWLSTDLNIVVVDNLDQAVAHIREYGSQHSDGILTQNPQLAELFVRQVDSAAVYINTSTRFTDGAQFGLGAEVAVSTQKLHARGPMGLDALTTYKWVCSSDYVSRQ from the coding sequence ATGAAACTCAACGAAATGGGTAAAAAAGCGAAACAAGCGGCTTTTATCCTTGCACAATTGTCACAGCAACAAAAAAATAACGCCCTTGAAATTATTGCAAAAAGTTTACAAGATCGTACCGCTTCTATTCTTATTGAAAATGCGAAAGATATTAAAAATGCACAGCAAAACGGGCTGAGTGATGCATTAATTGATCGTTTATTATTAACAGAAGATCGTATTCAAAGTATAGCGAATGATGTTCGTCATATTATTGGATTGGCGGATCCTGTTGGCAAAATTTTGGATGGTGGACGTTTAGATAGTGGTTTAGAGATTAAACGAGTTTGTGTTCCTTTAGGGGTGATTGGCACAATTTATGAGGCTCGTCCTAATGTCACCGTTGATGTGGCAACCCTTTGTTTAAAAACAGGTAATGCGGTTATTTTGCGAGGAGGGAGTGAAACTCAGTATTCCAATAAAATATTGGTAGATGTTATCCAATCAGCCTTGCAGCAAGCAGGATTACCCATAGATGCTGTTCAGGCGATTACTGATACGGATCGTCAATTAGTGATGGATTTGCTAAAACTGGATCAATACGTAGATATGATCATTCCTCGTGGTGGGGCAAGATTACAAGAATTATGTAAACAACATTCTACTATCCCAGTTATTATTGGAGGGATCGGAGTTTGTCATCTTTTTGTAGAAGAAACAGCGGATTTAGAAAAATCCATTCTAGTGATCGTTAATGCTAAAACGCAACGTCCAAGTACGTGTAATACTTTAGAAACTTTGTTAGTACAACGCTCTATTGCAAAACAGTTTTTACCTAAACTAGCGGTATCATTACAACAAAAATTTGCAAAATTTCATTGTGATCCTACCGCTTATCAAATATTAGATAACGCAGGGTTTGATGTGCAACCCGTGACAGAACAAGCACTTCGTCAAGAATGGCTGTCGACTGATTTGAATATTGTTGTAGTTGATAATTTAGACCAAGCAGTGGCTCATATTCGTGAATATGGCAGTCAGCACTCTGATGGTATTTTGACTCAAAATCCACAACTTGCAGAGTTATTTGTTCGTCAAGTAGACTCAGCTGCGGTATATATTAATACCAGCACTCGCTTTACCGATGGTGCTCAGTTTGGACTTGGTGCAGAAGTTGCTGTTAGCACTCAGAAACTCCACGCTCGAGGTCCTATGGGATTAGATGCACTGACCACTTACAAATGGGTGTGTTCGAGTGACTATGTGAGCCGACAATAA
- the proB gene encoding glutamate 5-kinase — translation MNNTTFTKNMPLKKDLQKTIVLKFGTSVLTQGTLTLHRPQILEIVRQCTELQKQGFRIVIVTSGAIAAGRDYLSNPKLPPTIASKQLLAAVGQSQLIQTWEQLFDIYNIKIGQVLLSRADVEDRERFLNARDVLNVMLDNQIIPIINENDAVATAEIKVGDNDNLSALTAIIAQADQLYLLTDQQGLFDSDPRSNPNAKLLSVVSEITDEIKGIAGDSVSGLGTGGMSTKITAADIATRSGIETIIASGSRNNVIYDLANGMDIGTKFTVATNLLESRKQWLFAAPTVGSLLIDKGAEVALKQHKSMLPAGIVAVEGRFSRGEVILIKNSDNQAIARGMVRYNSEALELIRGKQSQYIETILGYQYGSVAIHSNDMVLL, via the coding sequence ATGAATAACACAACTTTTACCAAAAATATGCCGCTTAAAAAGGATTTACAGAAAACCATTGTCTTGAAGTTTGGAACAAGTGTTTTGACGCAAGGAACTCTCACTTTACATCGTCCACAAATACTGGAAATTGTACGTCAATGTACTGAGTTACAGAAACAAGGTTTTAGAATAGTGATAGTGACTTCGGGAGCGATAGCTGCTGGACGAGATTATTTAAGTAATCCCAAACTTCCACCTACTATTGCATCTAAACAGCTATTGGCGGCAGTCGGGCAAAGTCAGTTAATTCAAACGTGGGAGCAACTCTTTGATATTTATAATATTAAAATTGGACAAGTATTGTTAAGTCGTGCTGATGTAGAGGATCGAGAGCGTTTTTTAAATGCTCGAGATGTTTTAAATGTAATGTTAGATAATCAGATTATCCCTATTATTAATGAAAATGATGCTGTGGCAACGGCAGAAATAAAAGTGGGGGATAATGATAATTTATCTGCACTTACTGCCATTATTGCTCAGGCGGATCAACTCTATTTATTAACGGATCAACAAGGTTTATTTGATAGTGATCCTCGATCTAATCCTAATGCAAAATTACTCTCTGTCGTCAGTGAAATTACTGATGAAATTAAAGGGATCGCAGGGGACAGTGTCTCTGGTTTAGGAACAGGAGGAATGAGTACTAAAATTACGGCAGCGGATATTGCCACTCGTTCAGGTATTGAAACCATTATTGCTTCAGGAAGCCGTAACAATGTGATTTATGATCTGGCTAATGGAATGGATATTGGTACAAAATTTACGGTTGCAACGAATCTACTAGAAAGCCGTAAACAGTGGTTATTTGCAGCACCAACAGTAGGATCTTTATTGATTGATAAAGGGGCGGAAGTTGCACTAAAACAACATAAATCAATGCTTCCAGCAGGTATTGTAGCAGTAGAAGGGCGTTTTTCTCGAGGAGAGGTAATTTTAATTAAAAACAGTGATAATCAAGCTATTGCAAGGGGAATGGTGCGTTATAACAGTGAAGCGTTAGAATTAATTAGAGGAAAGCAATCGCAATATATTGAAACTATTTTAGGTTATCAATATGGCAGTGTTGCCATTCATAGTAATGATATGGTGTTACTATAA
- the trhP gene encoding prephenate-dependent tRNA uridine(34) hydroxylase TrhP, with protein MLQKELNNKPELLSPAGSLKNMRYAFAYGADAVYAGQPRYSLRVRNNDFNHANLQIGIDEAHALGKKFYVVVNIAPHNSKLKTFVRDLKKVVDMKPDALIMSDPGLIMLVRENFPDIDVHLSVQANAVNWATVKFWKQMGLTRVILSRELSIDEIAEIRREVPEMEIEIFVHGALCMAYSGRCLLSGYINKRDPNQGTCTNACRWEYSVEEGKEDDTGNIVSNKPEKIEIKNVAPTLGEGKPTDKVYLLAESNRPEEQMSAFEDEHGTYIMNSKDLRAIQHVEQLSKIGVHSLKIEGRTKSFYYCARTAQVYRKAIDDAAEGKPFDESLMTTLESLAHRGYTEGFLRRHTHDEYQNYDYGYSISDQQQFVGEFTGKRNDQGMAEVAVKNKFLVGDNVELMTPKGNIVFKIERILNRKNEEVESGKGDGHFVFLDVPADIELNYALLMRNLEGANNTRNPHKN; from the coding sequence ATGTTACAAAAAGAGTTAAATAATAAACCAGAGCTACTTTCACCAGCTGGTTCATTAAAAAATATGCGTTACGCTTTTGCCTATGGAGCAGATGCCGTTTATGCAGGACAACCTCGTTATAGCCTACGAGTACGTAATAATGATTTTAATCACGCCAATCTACAAATTGGCATTGATGAAGCACACGCTTTAGGCAAAAAGTTTTATGTGGTTGTGAATATTGCACCTCATAACTCTAAATTAAAAACCTTTGTCCGTGATTTGAAAAAAGTTGTCGATATGAAGCCTGATGCGTTGATTATGTCCGATCCAGGGTTAATTATGCTAGTACGTGAGAACTTTCCTGATATAGATGTACACCTTTCCGTACAAGCAAATGCAGTAAATTGGGCGACCGTTAAGTTTTGGAAACAAATGGGACTCACTCGTGTGATCCTTTCTCGAGAACTTTCTATTGATGAAATAGCGGAGATCCGTAGAGAAGTTCCTGAAATGGAAATTGAAATATTTGTGCACGGTGCGTTGTGTATGGCATATTCAGGACGTTGTTTACTCTCAGGCTATATCAATAAACGAGATCCAAATCAAGGAACTTGCACTAACGCCTGCCGTTGGGAATATTCTGTAGAAGAAGGTAAAGAAGACGATACAGGTAATATTGTTTCTAATAAACCAGAGAAAATTGAAATTAAAAATGTTGCTCCTACTTTAGGTGAAGGAAAACCTACAGATAAAGTCTATTTATTAGCCGAGTCTAATCGCCCAGAAGAGCAAATGAGTGCATTCGAAGATGAACACGGTACTTACATTATGAATTCCAAAGATTTACGTGCCATTCAACACGTAGAACAGTTATCTAAAATTGGCGTACATTCCCTAAAAATTGAAGGACGAACCAAATCATTCTATTACTGCGCAAGAACAGCACAAGTTTATCGCAAGGCAATTGATGATGCAGCAGAAGGAAAACCTTTTGATGAATCATTAATGACAACGTTAGAATCCTTAGCACATCGAGGCTATACCGAAGGATTTTTACGTCGCCATACTCACGATGAATATCAAAATTATGACTATGGTTACTCCATTTCAGATCAGCAACAATTTGTGGGTGAATTTACTGGTAAACGTAACGATCAAGGAATGGCGGAAGTTGCTGTTAAAAACAAATTTTTAGTGGGTGATAATGTTGAATTAATGACTCCTAAAGGAAATATTGTTTTTAAAATTGAACGCATACTCAATCGTAAAAATGAAGAAGTGGAATCAGGAAAAGGTGATGGACATTTTGTGTTTTTAGATGTCCCAGCGGATATTGAATTAAATTATGCTTTGTTAATGCGTAATTTAGAAGGTGCAAATAACACTCGAAACCCACATAAAAATTAG
- a CDS encoding SufE family protein, whose product MTLAEIYTQFENCKIWEQRYRLLIQLSRKLPQLSDDERSNIPEIYGCESRLWFAFQIEPREIKAYSDARLMQGLLMIVSIALSEKSADELLHFDIQHLFDDLKITKHLTSTRLNGLQQINQIVKNTLTQ is encoded by the coding sequence ATGACATTAGCAGAAATTTATACTCAGTTTGAAAATTGCAAAATATGGGAACAAAGATACCGCTTATTAATTCAACTTAGCCGTAAACTACCTCAATTAAGTGATGATGAACGATCAAATATACCTGAAATTTACGGTTGCGAAAGTCGTCTCTGGTTTGCTTTTCAAATTGAACCTAGAGAAATAAAAGCCTATAGTGATGCTCGTTTAATGCAAGGATTATTGATGATTGTGAGTATTGCGCTGTCTGAGAAATCAGCTGATGAATTGTTACACTTTGATATTCAACATCTTTTCGATGATCTTAAAATCACCAAACATTTAACTAGCACTCGTTTAAACGGTCTACAACAAATTAATCAGATTGTAAAAAACACCCTGACTCAATAA
- a CDS encoding class I SAM-dependent methyltransferase, producing MSHIQLICETEDKQQFQDFCDKWQLIHDISSILALVKTDKQLELRKLDEPKLGAVSVDFVTGTLAHRRKFGGGRGEAVAKAVGIKKGVLPTVIDATAGLGRDAFVLACIGCQVRLVERNPIVSALLEDGLQRAYCDPEIGEFMQQKMQLLTIRSIAELNPETDGADVVYLDPMYPHKPKKALVKKEMRVFQHLIGEDLDTDYFFEIAKKLAKKRVVVKRPDYAPFIADQKPDFSQTTKNHRFDIYLTY from the coding sequence ATGAGTCATATTCAACTTATTTGTGAAACTGAAGATAAACAACAATTTCAAGATTTTTGCGACAAATGGCAGCTTATTCACGACATTTCGTCAATTTTAGCGTTAGTTAAAACAGACAAACAACTTGAACTACGTAAGCTAGATGAACCTAAATTAGGTGCAGTTAGTGTTGATTTTGTCACAGGAACATTAGCACATCGTCGAAAATTTGGCGGAGGGCGAGGAGAAGCGGTGGCCAAAGCTGTTGGTATTAAGAAAGGCGTTTTACCAACAGTAATAGATGCGACTGCAGGTCTTGGAAGAGATGCTTTTGTGTTAGCTTGCATTGGTTGTCAAGTACGTTTGGTGGAGCGTAATCCAATTGTATCTGCATTGCTTGAAGATGGTTTACAACGAGCTTATTGTGATCCTGAAATTGGCGAATTTATGCAACAAAAAATGCAACTTCTTACTATTCGTTCTATTGCTGAATTAAATCCTGAGACAGATGGAGCAGATGTTGTTTATCTTGATCCAATGTATCCGCATAAACCCAAAAAAGCATTAGTTAAAAAAGAAATGCGTGTTTTCCAACACCTTATAGGAGAAGACTTAGATACAGATTACTTTTTTGAGATAGCAAAAAAACTGGCTAAAAAACGTGTTGTAGTAAAACGACCTGATTATGCTCCTTTTATAGCGGATCAAAAGCCTGATTTTAGCCAAACAACCAAAAATCATCGTTTTGATATTTACTTAACTTATTGA
- a CDS encoding M15 family metallopeptidase encodes MVNLINLLTGKTHCHLVSLPDSLSSHHLLQKQVMTAYLGLQKHAKKAGFNLQPASTFRDFERQKLIWNAKFNGTRKVHNDSGEKLDLSQMNEWQKCQAILRWSAVAGASRHHWGTEIDVFDPDLLPPNQRLQLEPWEYQAGGYFAEFANFLQDHTATFDFYLPFSPSQKQIGVEPWHMSYRPLSEQYQRQLTPEILKLAWQGEDIAGKNTLIQNIELLFKDYIL; translated from the coding sequence ATGGTTAATTTAATTAACTTATTAACAGGGAAAACTCACTGTCATTTGGTTTCCCTGCCTGATTCTCTTTCATCACATCACCTGTTACAAAAGCAGGTGATGACGGCTTATTTGGGTTTACAAAAACACGCTAAAAAAGCGGGTTTTAACTTACAACCAGCAAGTACTTTTCGAGATTTTGAACGCCAAAAGCTGATTTGGAATGCAAAATTTAATGGAACTCGTAAAGTACATAATGATAGTGGTGAAAAACTTGATTTATCTCAGATGAATGAATGGCAAAAATGTCAGGCTATTTTGCGATGGTCTGCTGTAGCAGGGGCAAGCCGTCATCATTGGGGAACAGAGATAGATGTGTTTGATCCTGATTTATTACCACCGAATCAACGACTACAACTTGAACCTTGGGAATATCAAGCGGGTGGATACTTTGCAGAATTTGCAAATTTTTTACAAGATCATACCGCTACATTTGATTTTTATTTACCTTTTTCTCCGTCACAAAAACAAATTGGCGTTGAACCTTGGCATATGAGTTATCGTCCATTAAGTGAACAATATCAACGGCAACTCACCCCTGAAATATTAAAATTAGCGTGGCAAGGTGAAGATATTGCAGGTAAAAATACCTTAATCCAAAATATAGAACTACTCTTTAAAGATTATATTTTATGA
- the mscK gene encoding mechanosensitive channel MscK — protein MKKYFFTLLFLGFFTFSNSYAVALPTQAELKTQLTKAKKSKSDDPSSVESIKNLEKSLELLSEVEQQTDKNQKLQHLLANIDTKIQQGQTELAQLQKSLNNKKAFDENATIDELQSQLEERAETLKKLQEELNDANSHLVKQNTLSANTQTILTKNNERTKELNTLLLDNSLSSVLSTQYHIELELLNLQNNYNKELLKNNDQITLFYQTQYNLLQLKEKQLQNTITEIQSNINHKRLQQSQAQFEQAQAKNQQLNSEHNKVIQAELDINTQLSKQLLMQTKETNTLSQNELRLRNMLDNLTQTQRTLKEQISALEGTLVLSRIIQKQKQKLPINSGVKGLFEKISDLRVNIFDITQKRNELYTPYQYIEELQQINKTSFTSDENQQLNKILAERRKVLSDILTGLNNQLNLAINLELTQKQVSEISQQIESELAQQSFWVKSNSPMSLKWLKSLPQSLTYQLQEIIKKFNLANNDEYLTLFISLLAGLIFVAFIIRHFKLRIQRHLELINGKLNSLNSDRQWYTPIAFLYNAILVLPKIIVFLVIFLLIGYFFFYSPDEVWLWAFRMAGYLWLFSFIISLFKQRGMASKHFDISEKSCQIFKKFIQRSTIIIAILLNISIFTNVTENGISDDVIGQITSILALIFCILILAPNFKKALNAYSQDNKLDSTKNALFTIIRFLIQLIPVGLIILIGLGYYFTSLKLISLIIDSYIIIILWLLIRYTIYRAIQVSSRRLAYHRLQEKRRNQTTEQTTSVADDIVVISQQSESIKIGILKSQIIHITNIVLWVTVFSLLYNIWSEFIVSANYLHNISLWQSSVVTDAGTTTETITLFNLLIALVILVVTYILVRNIRSILEVFIFSRITLSQGTPYTITTLLTYIIVAIGSAWAFSSLGMSWVKLQWLFAALSVGLGFGLQEIFANFISGIIILFERPVRIGDVITVGEFSGTVSRIRIRATTLMDFDGKEVIVPNKNFVTERLTNWALSSTTTRIIISVGVAYGSDLELTRKLLLQAAEETKTVLKDPAPVVYFLTFGASTLDHELRVYVGELGDRNSTTDALNRKIDQLFAENGIEIAFNQLDLFIKNPQQSTVQPEDLVKGMVTAQNG, from the coding sequence ATGAAAAAATACTTTTTTACCCTCCTTTTTTTAGGTTTTTTTACCTTTTCAAATAGTTATGCAGTAGCTCTGCCCACACAAGCTGAGTTAAAAACTCAACTTACAAAAGCTAAAAAGAGTAAGTCTGATGATCCGAGTTCAGTTGAGTCGATTAAAAACTTAGAAAAGTCCCTTGAGTTACTCTCTGAAGTGGAACAGCAAACGGATAAAAATCAAAAATTACAACATTTATTAGCAAATATTGATACGAAAATTCAGCAAGGTCAAACAGAGTTAGCCCAGTTACAAAAATCATTGAATAATAAAAAAGCATTTGATGAAAATGCAACTATTGATGAATTACAGTCCCAGTTGGAAGAGAGAGCAGAAACACTTAAAAAATTACAAGAAGAGCTGAATGATGCAAACTCTCATTTAGTCAAACAGAATACACTTTCCGCAAATACGCAAACTATTCTAACTAAAAATAATGAACGAACTAAAGAGCTCAATACTTTGTTGTTAGACAATAGTCTTAGTAGCGTTTTATCTACTCAATATCATATAGAACTTGAGTTACTCAATTTGCAAAATAATTATAATAAAGAGTTACTAAAGAATAATGATCAGATTACCTTGTTCTATCAGACTCAGTATAATTTATTACAATTAAAAGAAAAACAATTACAAAATACAATTACAGAGATTCAAAGCAATATTAATCATAAACGATTACAACAATCTCAGGCGCAGTTTGAACAGGCTCAAGCTAAAAATCAACAGCTTAATTCTGAGCATAACAAAGTCATTCAGGCAGAACTTGATATTAATACTCAACTGAGTAAACAACTTTTGATGCAGACAAAAGAGACCAATACACTTTCGCAGAATGAGTTACGTTTACGTAATATGTTAGATAATTTAACTCAGACACAACGGACACTGAAAGAGCAAATTAGTGCTTTGGAAGGGACATTAGTTTTATCTCGAATTATTCAAAAACAAAAGCAAAAATTACCGATTAATAGTGGAGTAAAAGGGTTATTTGAAAAAATTTCAGATCTGCGAGTCAATATTTTTGATATTACACAAAAGCGGAATGAGCTTTATACTCCTTATCAATATATTGAAGAACTGCAACAGATCAATAAAACGTCATTTACGAGTGATGAAAATCAGCAATTAAATAAAATTTTAGCTGAGCGCCGTAAGGTATTATCTGATATTTTAACGGGACTGAATAATCAGTTAAATTTAGCGATTAATTTAGAATTAACACAAAAGCAAGTATCGGAAATCAGTCAACAAATTGAGAGTGAATTAGCACAGCAAAGCTTCTGGGTGAAAAGTAATTCTCCAATGAGTTTGAAATGGTTAAAATCATTGCCACAATCACTAACATACCAGCTCCAAGAGATTATTAAAAAGTTTAATTTAGCTAACAATGATGAGTATTTAACTTTGTTTATCAGTCTCTTGGCGGGACTTATTTTTGTCGCATTTATTATTCGCCATTTTAAGTTAAGAATCCAACGTCATTTGGAATTAATTAATGGAAAACTAAATTCTTTAAATTCAGACCGTCAATGGTATACCCCAATCGCATTTTTGTATAATGCCATTTTAGTTTTGCCAAAAATAATCGTCTTTTTGGTTATATTTCTACTTATAGGTTACTTTTTCTTTTACTCTCCTGATGAAGTTTGGCTATGGGCGTTTAGAATGGCGGGATACTTATGGCTATTCAGCTTTATTATTTCATTGTTTAAACAACGTGGAATGGCGAGTAAGCACTTTGATATATCAGAAAAAAGCTGTCAAATTTTCAAAAAATTTATTCAAAGAAGTACCATTATTATTGCGATTTTACTGAATATTTCTATTTTTACTAATGTCACAGAAAATGGTATTAGCGATGATGTTATCGGTCAGATAACGAGTATTTTGGCACTGATTTTTTGTATTCTTATTTTGGCGCCTAACTTCAAAAAAGCACTTAATGCTTATAGTCAAGATAATAAACTAGACAGTACGAAAAATGCTCTGTTCACTATTATTCGGTTTTTAATTCAATTAATACCTGTCGGATTAATTATTTTAATTGGGTTGGGTTATTATTTTACCTCCCTTAAATTAATCTCTTTGATTATTGACTCTTATATTATTATCATTTTATGGTTACTGATTCGCTATACCATTTATCGTGCAATTCAGGTCTCTTCACGTCGTTTAGCTTATCATCGTTTACAAGAAAAGCGTCGTAATCAAACAACGGAGCAAACAACCAGTGTGGCTGATGATATTGTGGTGATTTCTCAGCAGAGTGAAAGTATTAAAATAGGAATCCTAAAATCTCAAATTATTCATATTACTAATATCGTATTATGGGTGACCGTTTTTAGTTTACTTTATAATATATGGTCTGAATTTATTGTTTCAGCAAATTATTTACATAATATCTCACTGTGGCAAAGCTCGGTTGTGACAGATGCAGGAACAACAACAGAAACTATAACTTTATTTAACTTATTGATAGCATTGGTTATATTAGTTGTTACCTATATTTTAGTGCGCAATATTCGCAGTATTCTTGAGGTATTTATTTTCTCACGGATTACATTATCACAAGGTACGCCTTATACCATCACCACTTTACTTACTTACATTATTGTAGCGATTGGTTCTGCTTGGGCATTCTCTTCATTAGGAATGTCATGGGTAAAATTACAATGGTTATTTGCGGCACTGTCCGTAGGTTTAGGATTTGGTTTACAAGAGATTTTTGCAAACTTTATTTCAGGTATTATTATTTTATTTGAACGTCCAGTGCGAATTGGTGATGTAATTACTGTTGGTGAGTTTTCAGGTACAGTGTCTCGTATTCGTATTCGAGCCACAACTTTAATGGATTTTGATGGTAAAGAAGTGATTGTACCAAACAAAAACTTTGTAACAGAGCGTTTAACTAACTGGGCGCTATCTAGTACTACCACTCGTATTATTATTAGTGTTGGAGTCGCTTACGGTTCTGATTTAGAGTTGACTAGAAAATTATTACTACAAGCAGCAGAAGAAACGAAAACGGTATTGAAAGATCCTGCTCCTGTTGTGTACTTCCTTACTTTTGGTGCAAGTACACTTGATCATGAATTACGTGTTTATGTGGGAGAGTTAGGAGATAGAAATAGTACTACTGATGCTCTTAATCGTAAAATAGATCAACTTTTTGCAGAAAATGGCATTGAAATTGCATTCAACCAGCTTGATTTATTTATTAAAAATCCACAGCAAAGTACTGTTCAACCAGAAGATCTGGTTAAAGGGATGGTTACAGCACAAAATGGTTAA